In one window of Musa acuminata AAA Group cultivar baxijiao chromosome BXJ3-2, Cavendish_Baxijiao_AAA, whole genome shotgun sequence DNA:
- the LOC103971182 gene encoding aspartyl protease family protein 1 isoform X1 — translation MAIAGSRSRPLIRLWVVLAAALGPAASSATGLGFEFHHRFSDRVRQWAEARAIPGVWWPEKGAAEYYAALAHHDRALRGRSLADAGGSDLTFVDGNATVRLSSLGFLHYAIVALGTPNVTFLVALDTGSDLFWVPCDCLQCAPTEYGNLMFDIYSPSRSSTSQSILCNNSLCDLQNSCPGATSSCPYIVQYLSENTSSSGVLVEDILYLTIEDTTARVVEAPIVFGCGVVQTGSFLRSAAPNGLFGLGMEKISVPSILSSKGLTSNSFSMCFGRDGFGRITFGHKGSSDQQETALIIDSRHPSYKININGIIVGNSSTDMVFSAIVDSGTSFTYLADPAYTNLAESFDEQVQEKRYKADANAGFPFDYCYELSPTQTTISGPKINLKTDGGSALPVNDPIIVIEIQKMQSVYCLAVLKSTGLNIIGQNFLTGLRVVFDRERLILGWKNFDCYSLENSGNLSVHNSSTTHPAAPAPSTYTQEATKVRSNTAQAPAAVAPSIHSSHFFTSLFLTSLIFSLVSL, via the exons ATGGCCATCGCCGGTAGTCGAAGCCGACCGCTCATCCGCCTATGGGTTGTCCTCGCCGCGGCGCTGGGGCCGGCGGCTTCCTCCGCCACCGGGCTCGGCTTCGAGTTCCACCATCGGTTCTCCGACCGCGTGCGGCAGTGGGCTGAGGCCCGCGCCATCCCCGGCGTCTGGTGGCCCGAGAAAGGCGCCGCCGAGTACTACGCCGCCCTCGCTCACCACGACCGCGCCCTCCGCGGCCGCTCTCTCGCTGACGCTGGCGGCTCGGATCTCACGTTCGTCGACGGCAACGCCACCGTCAGGCTCAGCTCCCTGGGATT CTTGCATTACGCGATTGTGGCGTTGGGGACGCCGAATGTAACGTTTCTGGTGGCGTTGGACACCGGGAGTGATCTGTTCTGGGTGCCCTGTGATTGCTTGCAGTGCGCTCCCACAGAATACGGA AACCTTATGTTTGACATATACAGTCCCAGTAGATCATCGACAAGCCAATCCATCCTCTGCAACAACAGCTTATGTGACCTCCAAAATAGCTGCCCTGGAGCAACCAGCAGTTGCCCTTACATTGTTCAATACttatctgaaaacacttcatcttCTGGAGTACTAGTTGAAGACATTCTGTACCTGACGATAGAGGACACTACTGCTCGAGTTGTTGAAGCACCAATTGTATTCGG TTGTGGAGTGGTTCAGACTGGTTCATTTCTACGCAGTGCAGCTCCTAATGGCTTGTTTGGACTTGGCATGGAGAAGATATCAGTGCCCAGCATTTTGTCGAGTAAGGGATTGACTTCAAATTCTTTCTCCATGTGCTTCGGACGTGATGGTTTTGGTAGAATTACTTTTGGACATAAAGGTAGCTCAGACCAACAAGAAACTGCACTCATTATTGACAGCAGACA CCCATCCTACAAAATCAATATAAATGGAATAATAGTCGGGAATAGTTCCACTGACATGGTGTTTAGTGCTATTGTCGACTCTGGTACCTCCTTCACATACTTGGCTGATCCAGCTTACACAAATCTCGCTGAGAGC TTCGATGAACAAGTTCAGGAGAAACGGTACAAAGCAGATGCAAATGCAGGTTTTCCTTTTGATTATTGCTACGAGTTGAG TCCCACGCAAACTACAATCTCAGGAcctaaaataaatctaaaaacagATGGTGGAAGTGCTCTTCCCGTTAATGATCCAATTATTGTGATTGAGATTCAG AAAATGCAGTCTGTATATTGCCTGGCTGTTCTGAAGAGCACTGGACTGAATATAATTGGAC AAAATTTCTTGACAGGGCTTCGCGTAGTCTTCGACAGAGAGAGGCTGATCCTGGGTTGGAAGAATTTTGACT GCTACAGTTTGGAGAACTCTGGCAATCTCTCTGTGCACAATTCTTCGACAACTCATCCAGCTGCTCCTGCACCAAGCACTTACACTCAGGAGGCCACAAAGGTCAGGAGCAATACTGCTCAGGCTCCAGCAGCAGTTGCGCCTTCAATCCATTCATCACACTTCTTTACAAGTCTCTTCCTGACATCTCTAATTTTCTCTCTGGTCAGCCTCTAA
- the LOC103971182 gene encoding aspartyl protease family protein 1 isoform X2, whose amino-acid sequence MAIAGSRSRPLIRLWVVLAAALGPAASSATGLGFEFHHRFSDRVRQWAEARAIPGVWWPEKGAAEYYAALAHHDRALRGRSLADAGGSDLTFVDGNATVRLSSLGFLHYAIVALGTPNVTFLVALDTGSDLFWVPCDCLQCAPTEYGNLMFDIYSPSRSSTSQSILCNNSLCDLQNSCPGATSSCPYIVQYLSENTSSSGVLVEDILYLTIEDTTARVVEAPIVFGCGVVQTGSFLRSAAPNGLFGLGMEKISVPSILSSKGLTSNSFSMCFGRDGFGRITFGHKGSSDQQETALIIDSRHPSYKININGIIVGNSSTDMVFSAIVDSGTSFTYLADPAYTNLAESFDEQVQEKRYKADANAGFPFDYCYELSPTQTTISGPKINLKTDGGSALPVNDPIIVIEIQKMQSVYCLAVLKSTGLNIIGRLRVVFDRERLILGWKNFDCYSLENSGNLSVHNSSTTHPAAPAPSTYTQEATKVRSNTAQAPAAVAPSIHSSHFFTSLFLTSLIFSLVSL is encoded by the exons ATGGCCATCGCCGGTAGTCGAAGCCGACCGCTCATCCGCCTATGGGTTGTCCTCGCCGCGGCGCTGGGGCCGGCGGCTTCCTCCGCCACCGGGCTCGGCTTCGAGTTCCACCATCGGTTCTCCGACCGCGTGCGGCAGTGGGCTGAGGCCCGCGCCATCCCCGGCGTCTGGTGGCCCGAGAAAGGCGCCGCCGAGTACTACGCCGCCCTCGCTCACCACGACCGCGCCCTCCGCGGCCGCTCTCTCGCTGACGCTGGCGGCTCGGATCTCACGTTCGTCGACGGCAACGCCACCGTCAGGCTCAGCTCCCTGGGATT CTTGCATTACGCGATTGTGGCGTTGGGGACGCCGAATGTAACGTTTCTGGTGGCGTTGGACACCGGGAGTGATCTGTTCTGGGTGCCCTGTGATTGCTTGCAGTGCGCTCCCACAGAATACGGA AACCTTATGTTTGACATATACAGTCCCAGTAGATCATCGACAAGCCAATCCATCCTCTGCAACAACAGCTTATGTGACCTCCAAAATAGCTGCCCTGGAGCAACCAGCAGTTGCCCTTACATTGTTCAATACttatctgaaaacacttcatcttCTGGAGTACTAGTTGAAGACATTCTGTACCTGACGATAGAGGACACTACTGCTCGAGTTGTTGAAGCACCAATTGTATTCGG TTGTGGAGTGGTTCAGACTGGTTCATTTCTACGCAGTGCAGCTCCTAATGGCTTGTTTGGACTTGGCATGGAGAAGATATCAGTGCCCAGCATTTTGTCGAGTAAGGGATTGACTTCAAATTCTTTCTCCATGTGCTTCGGACGTGATGGTTTTGGTAGAATTACTTTTGGACATAAAGGTAGCTCAGACCAACAAGAAACTGCACTCATTATTGACAGCAGACA CCCATCCTACAAAATCAATATAAATGGAATAATAGTCGGGAATAGTTCCACTGACATGGTGTTTAGTGCTATTGTCGACTCTGGTACCTCCTTCACATACTTGGCTGATCCAGCTTACACAAATCTCGCTGAGAGC TTCGATGAACAAGTTCAGGAGAAACGGTACAAAGCAGATGCAAATGCAGGTTTTCCTTTTGATTATTGCTACGAGTTGAG TCCCACGCAAACTACAATCTCAGGAcctaaaataaatctaaaaacagATGGTGGAAGTGCTCTTCCCGTTAATGATCCAATTATTGTGATTGAGATTCAG AAAATGCAGTCTGTATATTGCCTGGCTGTTCTGAAGAGCACTGGACTGAATATAATTGGAC GGCTTCGCGTAGTCTTCGACAGAGAGAGGCTGATCCTGGGTTGGAAGAATTTTGACT GCTACAGTTTGGAGAACTCTGGCAATCTCTCTGTGCACAATTCTTCGACAACTCATCCAGCTGCTCCTGCACCAAGCACTTACACTCAGGAGGCCACAAAGGTCAGGAGCAATACTGCTCAGGCTCCAGCAGCAGTTGCGCCTTCAATCCATTCATCACACTTCTTTACAAGTCTCTTCCTGACATCTCTAATTTTCTCTCTGGTCAGCCTCTAA